The window AATCCAGCATCATGAATTAATACTGTATTAACACTTCGTCAAGTcaactttaaaaaatttaacttatgaattaacgaaaaatttcactaaattataggtactttttttttgtcgaaaaaataataaacactcAGCCCATCCAAATTACTGAATATTTGATTTTCCCGATGATATGAACATTTTCCTAGGACGGCACTGTTGTGTCCGGTGACGACTTCAAGAAACTTTCTATGAAGATTGAATAGTAGCTGTTGTAGAAAGCAGCATTTGCCTCTAGTTGATATTGCTGTACTTTGGACAAAAAAATGATTCTGATGtattgtgagaataagctcatttttgttgcttcacgttttcagtttttttcatcaaaaattgtgaaaataagttattttaagtgtttaccaaacactattttaagttcaatttttttttttaataccaactttttattaaaatatgttaGTATCAAACCAGTAAAACTTCATTAAATTAGGAAAACTCCCTtgaccaaaataataaaaaaaaactaagcccAATTGACCCGCTGGGTTGGGACCAATTGACCTGGCCAATTCGAACCCGCCCCAGACGAGCCTCGACTCTCCCGTTTGAACTGAATTCTTGTCCCATTCCTTTCCCTAACGTTGAACTCTCTCTGATCACAGACACACACTCCGACAGAGAGATTAGAGATGTCGGGTTCGGTCAAGAATACGATATTGCCGGTGTCGGATCCTCCGAGGGaccaggagagagagagactcatCGGAGCTGGCGACGATGAGAAGCTCTTCAGAGGATCCGCCATGACCAGACGTGGAGCCTACGCTGCAATCTCGTACATGGCTTGTGCAGGTAAATTACACGCCCCTTTAATCCTGTTATGctgcaattttcaaagcttttgacttttgattcccagaaattaaagtttcaaactttcaaggaaattgaaattggatatCAAAATATTTGAAGGAGATTGGAAGCTTTAATGGGCGAGATTGTTTTGATATGAATTTGGGTATTTTGTATTTCTAGTTGGGATTGGCTAAAAGCGTTCTGTAGAAAAAACttagataaattattttaaagtgtttataataaaagcacttctagcaGAAGCACTTATGGTTAGAAGTTTTTGCAATCCCAAACGGGtgtgaaatttttaaagaaagtGAATTTAGTTAATTGTTCCATTGTGTTGTGTAGTGATGTTGGTGATGTTCAACAAGGCAGCTCTCTCGTCTTATAAATTTCCAAGTGCAAACGTTATCACACTTTTTCAGGTATTTTCCCAAACGTATCCTACATTAATCTTTCGTCTTTTGGTCGGAATTTAAGTCTGCTGCCTGCTTTCTTGTGCTGTTCTTGTGTAAAGTTCATTTCTTTAATCAAAATTAAGACACAGTCTAACCTCATGGTGTTGTGGGCCTTGTTTTGAATGCTTTTCGTGCGTAACTTCATGGTTTGCTCTGCATATTGAATAGctaatgataaaaaataagacattttcctttttcatgGTTTCTACTGCAGATGATATGTTCATGTGGTTTTCTCTACACCTTGAGACGCTGGAAGATGATTTCTTTCACAGTAGGTGAATCTTCGATTATTTCTGACAACAACACCACAACACTTGTACCATTAAAGACATTGAAGAAAACCCTTCCTCTTGCAGGAGCTTATTTGCTGTACATGGTACGCATTTTGTAATCTAGTGTTGATCAGTAGCTTTCTTGTATTTGTGATTCATGTTTGCGCGTTCATTTATTTCTCCTTGAAAGCTAGCCACCATGGAGTCTGTCCGTGGAGTAAATGTTCCCATGTACACCACCCTCAGAAGAACTACCGTGGTATTTACAATGGTTATGGAGTATGTTTTGGCTGGGCAGAGATATACATCTCCCATTGTTCGAAGGTAAGTGGCCCTTTGTATGTAACTTATTCTGTATATGCTGATGATAATATGTTATAGAATCTGCTCTTCTAAATATACGTAAAGAATTATATACATTTTGATTGGATGAAAGTTCTGAACACTGACCTGTTGGCACTTTTGTTTGTGCTCATGAATTGGTCGAGTGAGAGAGTTTTGTATTATCCCGTGAGCGAATGTGATGAAGAATGGTTCTACATTATGTGTTTTACTTTATTGGCCATCTACCTGATTTTCTCATTTAACTGAATATTTTAAGGTTGTTATCAGTGTCGGCCTGATTGTTCTTGGTGCATTTGTTGCCGGATCTCGGGATTTATCATTTGATGCCTATGGCTATGGTGTTGTTTTCTTATCCA of the Pyrus communis chromosome 1, drPyrComm1.1, whole genome shotgun sequence genome contains:
- the LOC137743772 gene encoding UDP-N-acetylglucosamine transporter UGNT1-like, with the translated sequence MSGSVKNTILPVSDPPRDQERERLIGAGDDEKLFRGSAMTRRGAYAAISYMACAVMLVMFNKAALSSYKFPSANVITLFQMICSCGFLYTLRRWKMISFTVGESSIISDNNTTTLVPLKTLKKTLPLAGAYLLYMLATMESVRGVNVPMYTTLRRTTVVFTMVMEYVLAGQRYTSPIVRSVGLIVLGAFVAGSRDLSFDAYGYGVVFLSNITTAVYLATIARIGKSSGLNSFGLMWCNGFTCGPILLFLTFISGDLKATIEFPHLLSPGFMAVLLCSCILAFFLNYSIFLNTTLNSALTQTICGNLKDFFTVGLGWMLFGGLPFDILNVIGQSLGFIGSGLYAYYKLIGK